One window of the Haloarcula halobia genome contains the following:
- a CDS encoding DUF2110 family protein produces MVVLGTKVYVTGDARQRALDGLRSLVTNEFGELDVSFDVGHREDDFPTVTVDGPDATVARNLLREAFGELVTDHEPDETYVGTLDSWDEEGFVLDVGFGQSVRIPADGLNLGQGSPAQIRKRFGIVQHMPLRFVAGDEPRLADETVDRLYDWSRGNGRVNANSVTRSQARATVNRAGHAQDIVTVERVGLLEQSIVCNPDTDAPGLLADIGRFMQSELLAVVP; encoded by the coding sequence ATGGTCGTCCTCGGGACGAAGGTGTACGTGACGGGCGATGCCCGACAGCGTGCACTCGACGGCCTGCGGTCGCTGGTCACGAACGAGTTCGGCGAGCTCGACGTGTCGTTCGACGTCGGCCACCGGGAGGACGATTTCCCCACCGTCACCGTCGACGGCCCGGACGCGACGGTGGCCCGGAACCTCCTGCGCGAGGCGTTCGGCGAGCTCGTCACCGACCACGAGCCTGACGAGACGTACGTCGGGACGCTCGACTCGTGGGACGAAGAGGGGTTCGTCCTCGACGTCGGGTTCGGCCAGTCGGTCCGGATCCCCGCCGACGGGCTGAACCTCGGGCAGGGGTCCCCGGCCCAGATCCGCAAGCGGTTCGGCATCGTCCAGCACATGCCCCTACGGTTCGTCGCCGGTGACGAACCCCGCCTGGCCGACGAGACGGTCGACCGGCTCTACGACTGGTCGCGGGGGAACGGCCGGGTCAACGCCAACAGCGTCACCCGCTCGCAGGCCCGCGCGACGGTCAACCGCGCCGGCCACGCACAGGACATCGTCACCGTCGAACGCGTCGGCCTGCTCGAACAGAGCATCGTCTGCAACCCCGACACCGACGCGCCGGGCCTGCTGGCCGACATCGGCCGGTTCATGCAATCGGAACTGCTCGCGGTCGTCCCCTGA
- a CDS encoding competence/damage-inducible protein A → MRIAVVTVGDELLSGETVNTNAAWLGQQLAARGVTVERVTTIPDRLADIARVVNEYHAEYDAVIVTGGLGPTHDDVTIDGVAAAFGRDVVESEAALAWLEENGGYTRDDLTEGTGDVPEGARVLPNHAGVAPGCVVENCYVLPGVPAEMKRMFEEVADEFAGESRYVATVDAAEPESALLDRLAEVQERFPVKVGSYPGDNVRIRFEGGDEAVVEEAAAWLEDRVERPDAQ, encoded by the coding sequence ATGCGTATCGCGGTGGTAACGGTCGGCGACGAACTGCTCTCTGGCGAGACGGTCAACACGAACGCGGCGTGGCTCGGCCAGCAGCTGGCGGCCCGCGGCGTCACCGTCGAGCGAGTGACGACGATACCCGACCGCCTCGCCGACATCGCCCGGGTTGTCAACGAGTACCACGCCGAGTACGACGCCGTCATCGTCACCGGTGGCCTGGGGCCGACACACGACGACGTTACCATCGACGGCGTCGCCGCCGCGTTCGGCCGGGACGTCGTCGAGAGCGAGGCGGCCCTGGCGTGGCTCGAGGAGAACGGTGGCTACACCCGCGACGACCTGACCGAGGGTACCGGCGACGTCCCCGAGGGGGCGCGCGTCCTGCCGAACCACGCGGGGGTCGCCCCCGGCTGTGTCGTCGAGAACTGCTACGTCCTTCCGGGCGTCCCCGCGGAGATGAAGCGGATGTTCGAGGAGGTGGCCGACGAGTTCGCCGGCGAGAGCCGGTACGTCGCCACCGTCGACGCGGCCGAACCCGAGAGTGCGTTGCTCGACCGTCTCGCGGAGGTCCAGGAGCGGTTCCCGGTGAAGGTCGGGAGCTACCCCGGCGACAACGTCCGTATCCGGTTCGAGGGCGGCGACGAGGCCGTCGTCGAAGAGGCGGCGGCGTGGCTGGAAGACCGCGTCGAGCGACCGGACGCCCAGTGA
- a CDS encoding tRNA (cytidine(56)-2'-O)-methyltransferase, whose product MKGHESVTVLRLGHRPGRDERMTTHVGLTARALGADRVVMAGAAGSRTDTIVDITDRFGGPFGVETTDEPRRYIRDFEGAVVHLTMYGEPIQEVEADVRAAHDDGPLLVVVGAEKVPFEVYERADWNVGVTNQPHSEVASLAVFLDRLYEGTELDREWEDPDRVVVPKATGKRVVDPDDAADEGS is encoded by the coding sequence ATGAAGGGCCACGAGTCGGTGACGGTGCTCCGACTGGGCCACCGGCCGGGCCGCGACGAGCGGATGACCACCCACGTCGGCCTCACGGCGCGCGCGCTGGGCGCCGACCGGGTCGTGATGGCCGGGGCGGCCGGCTCCCGGACCGACACCATCGTGGACATCACCGACCGGTTCGGCGGCCCGTTCGGCGTGGAGACGACCGACGAGCCCAGGCGTTACATCCGCGACTTCGAGGGGGCGGTGGTCCACCTGACGATGTACGGCGAACCGATTCAGGAGGTCGAAGCCGACGTCAGGGCGGCCCACGACGACGGCCCCCTCCTGGTCGTCGTCGGGGCCGAGAAGGTCCCCTTCGAGGTGTACGAACGGGCCGACTGGAACGTCGGCGTCACCAACCAGCCCCACTCCGAGGTTGCTTCGCTGGCTGTCTTCCTCGACCGCCTCTACGAGGGGACCGAACTCGACCGCGAGTGGGAGGACCCCGACCGCGTGGTCGTCCCGAAGGCGACCGGCAAGCGCGTGGTCGACCCCGACGACGCGGCCGACGAGGGGTCGTGA
- a CDS encoding DsbA family protein, translating to MTNSTRRDVLAAGVALAGATAGCLTGSSDTAESPAPTPTGETLPTPVAGDPDADVTVAVYEDYACPHCKTYSVEVYPQVEAAFLEDGSVRYEFHDFPIPVDEAVSWQAASAARAVQDEAGDAAFFTYSKRLFENQASLGPSVYAELTEGIDADGETVRRAADEERYRPTVAADRQAGIDRGVEGTPTVFVDGDPVEWSRVAFEPIREAVEAARGT from the coding sequence ATGACAAACTCGACGCGTCGCGACGTGCTCGCCGCGGGCGTTGCCCTCGCCGGCGCGACGGCCGGGTGTCTCACCGGTTCGAGCGACACGGCTGAGTCGCCGGCCCCGACGCCCACCGGCGAGACGCTTCCCACCCCCGTCGCGGGCGACCCGGACGCCGACGTCACCGTCGCAGTCTACGAAGACTACGCCTGCCCCCATTGCAAGACCTACTCCGTCGAGGTGTACCCGCAGGTCGAGGCGGCGTTCCTCGAGGACGGGAGCGTGCGATACGAGTTCCACGACTTCCCCATCCCGGTCGACGAGGCGGTGTCCTGGCAGGCCGCCAGCGCCGCTCGCGCCGTGCAAGACGAGGCCGGCGACGCGGCGTTTTTCACCTACAGCAAGCGCCTGTTCGAGAACCAGGCCAGCCTCGGTCCGAGCGTCTACGCCGAGTTGACCGAGGGGATAGACGCCGACGGCGAGACGGTACGACGGGCCGCAGACGAGGAGCGGTACCGGCCGACCGTCGCCGCCGACAGGCAGGCCGGCATCGACCGCGGCGTGGAGGGGACCCCGACCGTCTTCGTCGACGGCGACCCCGTCGAGTGGAGCAGGGTCGCCTTCGAACCGATTCGCGAGGCCGTCGAGGCCGCGAGAGGTACATGA
- the tfe gene encoding transcription factor E codes for MAFEDLLEDPVIQKYLHELVGPKGMPVAAAPPDGEVTDEELAEELGLELNDVRRALFILYENDLATYRRLRDEDSGWLTYLWTFEYDKIPEQLEEEMHRLLEGLEERRQYERDNEFYLCEHCGIRFEFGEAMEFGFQCPECGNQVEAMENTRLVTAMEGRIEELRDELNVDSVEA; via the coding sequence ATGGCTTTCGAGGACCTTCTGGAGGACCCCGTGATACAGAAATACCTCCACGAACTGGTCGGACCGAAGGGGATGCCGGTCGCCGCCGCGCCGCCGGACGGCGAAGTGACCGACGAGGAACTGGCCGAGGAGCTCGGACTCGAACTCAACGACGTCAGGCGAGCCCTCTTTATCCTCTACGAGAACGACCTGGCGACCTATCGCCGCCTCCGCGACGAGGACTCCGGGTGGCTCACGTACCTCTGGACCTTCGAGTACGACAAGATCCCAGAACAGCTCGAAGAGGAGATGCACCGCCTGCTGGAGGGCTTAGAGGAGCGGCGCCAGTACGAGCGGGACAACGAGTTCTACCTCTGTGAGCACTGTGGCATCCGCTTCGAGTTCGGCGAGGCGATGGAGTTTGGCTTCCAGTGCCCGGAGTGTGGCAACCAGGTCGAAGCGATGGAGAACACCCGCCTCGTGACCGCGATGGAAGGCCGAATCGAGGAACTGCGGGACGAACTGAACGTCGACAGCGTGGAAGCCTGA
- a CDS encoding DUF5803 family protein, with protein sequence MQRRHYALVGLVALLALSGCTGLFGPQESDPARLNQNASYDWETPADATLVVDRSSYTAVYDVRNNSTFEVYSRDGLGREQSVPIRALRFRYDNGTVISAANSSMTATEGGRRTEIQFPGNVTGEVAFTAPRLGKTFATPTLVDGGSYAITLPPGARVGIPLLSQVSPGADGKTVENDRQTLRWEEVTTRGVSVRYYLQRDLLIFGGVALFAIVVGTGGVLYYYRQLQEVKRRRQEAGIDLEEDDYDDDDPRDRGPPPGMR encoded by the coding sequence ATGCAACGGCGTCACTACGCGCTCGTCGGTCTCGTCGCACTGCTCGCCCTCTCGGGCTGTACCGGCCTCTTTGGCCCCCAGGAGTCGGACCCGGCGCGCCTGAACCAGAACGCGAGTTACGACTGGGAGACCCCGGCGGACGCGACGCTGGTCGTCGACCGGTCGTCGTACACCGCTGTCTACGACGTGCGGAACAACTCGACGTTCGAGGTGTACAGCCGTGACGGGCTGGGCCGCGAACAGTCGGTCCCCATCCGTGCGCTCCGGTTCCGGTACGATAACGGGACGGTCATCAGCGCGGCCAACTCGTCGATGACCGCCACGGAGGGCGGCCGGCGCACCGAGATACAGTTCCCGGGCAACGTCACCGGGGAGGTGGCGTTCACGGCGCCCCGTCTGGGCAAGACGTTCGCGACGCCGACGCTCGTCGACGGGGGCTCGTACGCCATCACGCTCCCGCCGGGGGCCCGCGTGGGCATCCCGCTGCTCTCGCAGGTCAGTCCCGGGGCCGACGGGAAGACCGTCGAGAACGACCGGCAGACACTCCGGTGGGAGGAAGTGACGACGCGCGGAGTCAGCGTCCGGTACTACCTCCAGCGCGACCTTTTGATCTTCGGCGGGGTGGCGCTCTTCGCCATCGTCGTCGGTACGGGCGGCGTGCTGTACTACTACCGGCAGTTACAGGAGGTCAAACGCCGACGACAGGAGGCCGGCATCGACCTCGAGGAGGATGACTACGACGACGACGACCCCCGGGACCGCGGTCCGCCGCCGGGGATGCGGTAG